Within the Sarcophilus harrisii chromosome 2, mSarHar1.11, whole genome shotgun sequence genome, the region TGTGTGCCACCAAGAGCTGGAACAACCCAGCGAAGCGAGGCTGAGCTGTGAGCAGGCTTTGCAGATGCTGGGGACTAGTGATTCTCATCCCCTGCTGGGACCTTTTCTTGAGGCTCATGTTCGCCTCTCCTGGAGGCTTGGCATTGACAAGCGCCAGTCAGAGGCCCAGCTCCAGGCCCTACAAGAAGCTGGTCTCACCCCTACTCCACCCCCCAGCCTCAAGGAACTGCTTATCAGGGAGGCCCTGGACTAAAAGAGCTTTCCATCTTGACAGGGATGTTGGTGGGAGAAGCTAGGAGAACAAGGGCTGACAGGAATCCAATAAAGGGTGGTAGGAACTAGAAAGATAGAAttcagaagagattttagagattcCCTAGAATAACCTCTCTGGATCTTCTTGCTTCTCTCTAAAATGGTCATATAACTTGCCCATGCTCACAGCAATAGCAGATCTTGAgaccctcatttcttttctggcCCTTTCCCCATTTTGCTGTGCCCTTGACCAGCCTTGCCTGCAGGTGGCAGTAATGGAAAGCAAGTAAAGTAGCAAATCTAGCCTGTTTCTCTAGCTGCAATGGGCTCCTCCCCAGGTGAAGTTCATATCTCTGTTCCATCCTTTCCCATATGACTGAGGGACAGTCTCCTCAAAAGGCCAAGAGTAGTGGAGCAATTGTTCTAGCCCAGGGGAATAAAAAAGCTGAAACCTCCAAATGGTACCTATCTTTATTATGAGCAAAGAATGGAAGGGGCACAGCCCCTGCCCACAGTTGGTAGAACAGAATACAGGGATGGATTCAAGAAATCTAGGGGCAGCTTCTTTCTACAGCTTACTCTCCAGCTCCTGCTTCAGCCGGATTACACCCTCCTGGGCACATGTTACAGCCAGGACTCCATCTCGTCGCCACAGACGCCCATGAACCAGTCCTCGAGAGCCACCTGTGGGTTTCGCAAGGAAAGTGAGCACCTGGCTTGTATAGCCTTTCAAAACCTCACTACTCTCCACATCAATAATGCCAATTCGCCATTGGAAAGACTGGGGAAACAGTACATTATCCCATGGATTTGGATGCTAGAGATGGGAACAAATGGGCTCAAGTTTACATGAATAGTAAAAGTAtctgacatttatgtagtgcttttaTATAACCTTTTTTATCCTCAACAGTCCTGTATGATATTAAAGGCCTATCAATATACAGGTATTGTTGTCCAggttttcaaatgaggaaactttttACTTGGAGATGGGGCCAGTGCCTAGTTCTTCCAGGTCAGAGCTCTTTCTACCACGTGACATTCTTTCTCAATAATCCACTATAGACCTGAAATCCAGCAATATCTCTCAAACTATTTCCAGCTTGCACCACCTCTTGTGTAAGCAGTTTTATGAGACCTAGATTTGATGCAGTAGAAAAAGCTTGTATTTGTTATTAACTACTGgcatgatcttggataagtcacttcctTATGATCCTTGGTTTCCTCAagtttaaaatgagaagattaaaaaCCAGATGAATCCCAAAGGCTGTTTCCAGCTCTGGATCTTGTGACTTCCCCgtttcttcatctggagataaCCATGCCACTTCCAAATGAGACAACAGCATTAGATAAAGATGAGCTAACACTGCTGGAATTCTAAAAGTGCTTTTCCCCTACTTGATCAGAGCTACCCTGCTACCCTATCATCTTTCCAAATGATCTTAATAGTCATGGTAGTTGTTTATGAACCAACCCTCCCaccatctttccctttcttctgaaCTCACCAGCCCAGGGGCTTTCACACTCATACAGCATCCAGTGGTCAGCTCGGAAGGGGGCATGGAACCACATGGAGTGATCAAGGGAGACCATGAACCGGACCTGGTGGCGATGCTGATGGGGGAGCATGGCAGTGCCCAGAAAGGCATAGTCAGAGATGTAGGCAGCCACACAGCAATGCATCTTCATGTCTCCTTCCCCTGAAATGGTACCATTAGCCAGTGAGCCCACAGAAGCCTCAAGTTCACAGAGGAATGTAGGAGAGGAAAGAGCAGCTGCTAAGCCACGGGACAGTGCAATACAAAGGCAGAAGACCTGGATCTGAAATAGGTTCTTCGACTTAGTCATGTTAACCTCCTTTCTTGTACTTTCTGGGTCTTGTTTTTCCTCTCATGTACAATGAGGATTTctcccatttctaaaatggatGATCTTATATCTTCTAATTGTCTATCAAGATCTACTCTGGAATTTCTGACCTTAGCTGCTCCTATCCATCGCCCCTTGGGAGGGGGAAACGGCAACTCTTACCGATGTAGCCCCGAGCTCGAACCCAGAACATCTGCTTGGCCTTCTGTTGACCCAGGATGGGGAGGTCCACCAGCTTGATTTCAACGGGCACTTCTTGGGCAGCAATTCGGTTCAACCCTATTTGATACTTTTTCCGTAGCTCAGGGTCcctagaaagaatgaaaatgaggaGGTATTTTAATACATGTGCAATCTAGAGAGCTAGAACAAGCCTTAGAGTTCCAGAGAGATgttatttgcccaaagttacacagcccAAGTGACAGAATCGGTGTCTCATAGCTCCATGTCCCAGGCTCAAAAGAGCTGTTGAAGTTCCCCTATCCTTTCACATCTATTCAAAATCAAAGTCATGCAGAAGGAAAGAGATTTCTTCTGCTTGGTCACAAGGATCATGAGTAGGAAACGTGGTAAAAGCTTCAGAAGAGACATATTTTGGCCAAACATGAGGACAAAAAAGTTTTAACTGCCAGAACTGTCCAACAGTAGactggaacttaaaggaagtaCTGAATTAATTACTCATCAAGGGAGGTCAATCAAGAAAGTTGAACTTCCTTTTCAGATATAAATTTGAAAAGATGACCTCCAAAATGCCTTTCAACTGAGATTCTGTATGTAATTTCCTCCCTACCTGGCCTTCTTTCATCCCCAAGCAATGAATTACCACTCTCCTATGTGAATGAAAGCAGCCAGACACCTGGCATTTTGTACTGCATTTGACAATCCTCTAGATAAGGGAGAAAATCCTCTGATAACTGTagcctttcctccttccctcagcCTCATTTCTGTTCTTCTCCCAAGGGTGTCCAACTCTGCATGAGAGGATAAAAGAGGAGGAGGTCCCTGTCATTAGAAGGTTTTAAGCATACTGAATAAGACAATAAAACTTGTTCAGACAAGAAGTGGATTAGATAACTTGAGTtcctaactctgagattctgaggtGAAGTTTGCCTTTAACCACAAAGTCCAATATCCCTGAGTCTCAGACTTCAGGATGTCCCACTTCCTAAAGTTTCTATCACTAATCTTTCCAAAACAAACATCCACATCTACAACCTTGCCTTGGTCCTAGAAGATAGGTAGGACAGAGATTATTTccatctcaaaagaaaaagaggacatAGTCTAAGGTCCCAGAGAAGAGTCCAGCAGTTAGATGTGCTTCCTTGGCCAACGCCTCACCTTATGCATTTGTCTATGAGCTCCTCATGGGTAAGAAGCTCCTCTGGTGGGGGGATGGGCGGCATAGAGAACTGGTGCTGGACAGGGCTGGGCTGGGCCTGCTGGAATGAAGCCTGGCAGATGAAGATGGCCTTGCCATGCTGCACGGCTTTCACTGAGCGTACAGAGAAACTGGCTCCTGTGCGTGTCCGTTCCACCTGGTACAATACTGGCACCTTTGGGTCCCCTGCAGGGGACAAGGGAGCACTAGATGAGCCTGGGTGCGGCCTTTCCAGTTGAGCCCAGGGAGTCAGAATAGTTCTGCTGCCAAGAACCTCCGCACACTGAATGTTGGCACTACcagggacctcagaaaccatctcggtataatgaaaagagcacCAGATTTGGAATCGGGGCACCTAATACTTAGTACTATGTGGCCTGGCCAAATGATTTTCCTCcttagattcttcatctgtaaaacacagTAATGCTCACAATACTTGCCTTATAGGGTGGTTGAAAAGCTCAAATTAAATAAtgtgaagtactttgtaaatcataCAGAAGTAAATGTGAATCCAGTTATGATTGACCCTACTCTTCTCCCTCCCAATCCTCATGTTGTGGATGAGAGAAAGAGGCTTAGAAAGGAGAACTGACTTTTCCAACAAGTAGTAGCAGTGTGCAGACTAAAACTCAAGTCCCTGGATTCTTTTATACCTCAATGCCTCATAAAAATGGGTAGCAGAAGGCCTACCAGTCTCAGGGTCACCCATGCATAAATGAAATCTTAAGTAATAATGTCAAAGTTTGTCTTAGCATCTCTAGTTCTGCAGTTAACACAAAGGAAGCTCCCTCCTAAGTAGTTAACCATGTCCCCAGCATTCAGTATGGTATCCTCAGAATAGGAAAGCATAGATGCATGTGTGTATGCTGTTAATGGTTGGGGTGGGGGTAGTAGGAGGAAGTAggaagtggaagaggaaggatACCTGCTCTCACGAAGTAGCAATGCAAGGAATGAACATGAACATCTTCGCTCACAGATTTGGCTGCAGCCACCAAGGCCTGGCCAACAATCTGACCTCCAAAGAGCCTTTTGCTTGTGGGTACCCAATAATGCCTCCCCCtgtgaatagagagaaatagaggaaaagctCTACAAACACAATTACCTTAAGGATGCTTTCATCCCCTGCTTCTTATGCTGTAATTATGAGAACTCCTAATTGAATGTAAAGATTGCAAAATATAAGTTTTGATATGTTTGATTGATTTGTATGCCtactttatatagtatctacctggagtcatgtaaaaatattttgggcAAAAAAGGTTGTAAAtagaaagtttaagaaaccctaatctcattttgcagagggaCAAACTAAAGCACAGAGAAAGGATGCAGCTAGTAGTATAAGCTCACACAGAGCGCCAGAAGCTTGTGCTAGAACCTATACTATCTATCAGTCCAGCTCTCTTTTCCCTGTAGGAGCTAACTAAAATTTGAGAAAAGTTACCAAGTCCCACACTATCTAAAACTAAGAAACCTCGTCCTCGGCTGGGAAAGCGCTTTGGTAGCGGGGCAAGCCGGAGAGCGGTAAGGAAAGGAGGTGGGCAAAGAAGTCAGTAACTAGTAAGTGAAGACGGCGCCGCCGGCACCGCGTTGGGAAGCGCAAGGATCTTTGCCCTTACAGGAAGCTGACTCGGGATTGGCGCCTA harbors:
- the ACOT8 gene encoding acyl-coenzyme A thioesterase 8, with the translated sequence MDGRADQWKSGSRLQAGLPATSGFVGPPPFIPETRDDEQVCGRVKPLHLHPARESLEPLWRGLGASTAALSPSCGFGASAMSPPLDSGSAEEPSGDLRSVLVTSVLNLEPLDEDLYRGRHYWVPTSKRLFGGQIVGQALVAAAKSVSEDVHVHSLHCYFVRAGDPKVPVLYQVERTRTGASFSVRSVKAVQHGKAIFICQASFQQAQPSPVQHQFSMPPIPPPEELLTHEELIDKCIRDPELRKKYQIGLNRIAAQEVPVEIKLVDLPILGQQKAKQMFWVRARGYIGEGDMKMHCCVAAYISDYAFLGTAMLPHQHRHQVRFMVSLDHSMWFHAPFRADHWMLYECESPWAGGSRGLVHGRLWRRDGVLAVTCAQEGVIRLKQELESKL